A segment of the Gemmatimonadota bacterium genome:
GGGCGGACAGCGTCTCGTCGCTGGCCGGGTCGCGTCGACCCACCGCCGGAAGTCGCGACGCCACCGCCAGGGCCTCCAGCAACGTCGACTTGCCCGACCCGTTCTCGCCGACGAAGAAGGTGACCGGCACCGCCAGCTCGAGGGGCTCCAGCGCGGCGATCGACGGTACAGCGAAGGGAAAGCACGCCGCGGCCTCTCCCTCCGGCCAGCGCTTGCGCGCGACGCTCAGGAGCTGGGCGGCCACACTACCCGTCCTCCGACCACCGTCATGCGTGGTTGCAGGTCTTCCAGACGCTCGGGCTCGACCGCGAACGGGTCCTCGTCCAGCACGATCAGGTCGGCCCAGCGCCCGGGCTGGAGTGTTCCCCGCTGGCTCTCGCTGAAGGTGAGGGCCGCGTAGCCTTCGGTCGCGGCCCGCCACACTTCGGCGACCGGGACTCGTTGATCGGCGCCCATCACACCGCCGCTGATCGTGCCCCGTGTCACGAAGTGGTAGAGCGTCCAGAACGGCGGATAGGGCACCACTGGCGAGTCGGTGCCGGTCGAGACCGGGATCCCGGCATCCAGGTAGGCCTTGAGCGGTGTGGTCCACTCCGCCCGCTCCCTCCCCCAGTACGACACCAGGCTGGGCGCCGCCAGGTAGAGGTGATCCTGCGCGGTGACGTGCAGGCCCAGGGCGCGCATGCGCTCGAAGTGCTCGGGCCGGGGGATGAAGCCGTGCTCGATCACCCAGCGCTTGCCGACGATGGACGCATCGGCGTTGGCCGCTTCGTACGCGTCCAGCACCAGATCGATGGCGGCGTCGCCGACCGCGTGCGTGGCCACCCGCCAGCCGCGCGCGTTCAGCGCGCGCACCACCTCGGTGAAGGCATCGCGCTCCATGGTCTGCAGCCCGAAGTAGGTGCCGTCCTCGCCCCAGGGCTCCTCGTAGGGGTCGCGCATCCACCCGCCTTCGAAGCCACCGTCGACGCCGAGCTTCACCCCGCCCACCTGCAACCACTCGTCTCCCTGGTCGGGAGTGGGCCACTCCGCCAGCACGGCATCCACGTCTTGGACGCCGGCATTGCGAGGCCAACGGAACAGGTACTCGACCCGGGCAGTCAGCTCGCCGCGATCGCGCAGAGCGGCAAAGGCGTCGTACTCGGCGCGGGAGCCGCCGGGCACGCGGATGGCGACCAGGCCCAGGCGATTGAGCTCGACCAGCGCGGTCTTCCAAGCAGCCACCGGATCGACGGATTCCTCGGCCGGCAAGCGCACCGGCTCCTTGGCCCGGTCCACCAGCTCTCCGTTGAGCCGGCCGTCCGCATAGCGGCCGATCCGGCCACCCGGCGGGTCCCGGTCCTGCTCGCCGATTCCGAACCGCTTCAACGCGGCACTGTTCAGGATGTACTCGTGACCCCCACGCACCACCACGACGGGATGATCGCGCACAGCACGGTCGAGCTCGTCCCGCAGCGGGAGCCGCTGCTCCTCGAGCTGCCCTTCGTGCCAGTCCGAGTTGGTGACAATCAGCTCCCCCGATGGCGTCGCTGCGGCACGCGCAGCCAGCGCGTCGTAGATCTCTCGCAGGGAACGGGCCCGAGAGAGGTCGACGCCGGGACCGCCCCCGATCGAGTGCAGGTGATTGTCGGCGAGGCCGGGGAGAACCGTGGCGCCTGCCAGCGGCACCTCACGCGTCGCCGCTCCGACCCAGCGCCCGATCTCCTCGTCGCTGCCCACCGCCACGACCCGACCGCCGCGGATGGCGAGCGCCTGAGCGAACGGCCCGGTCGTGCTGGTGATGACTCGCCCTCCCACCAACACCAGGTCCGCGGGCTCCTCCCTCGCACACGCCGACATCCACGCGCACGCCACCACAGTGCAGCGACCTCCCCAGCGGAGGCCGTTTCTGAGACGGCTCACCGGGACGCCGCCTCGACCAACAG
Coding sequences within it:
- a CDS encoding amidohydrolase, which translates into the protein MSRLRNGLRWGGRCTVVACAWMSACAREEPADLVLVGGRVITSTTGPFAQALAIRGGRVVAVGSDEEIGRWVGAATREVPLAGATVLPGLADNHLHSIGGGPGVDLSRARSLREIYDALAARAAATPSGELIVTNSDWHEGQLEEQRLPLRDELDRAVRDHPVVVVRGGHEYILNSAALKRFGIGEQDRDPPGGRIGRYADGRLNGELVDRAKEPVRLPAEESVDPVAAWKTALVELNRLGLVAIRVPGGSRAEYDAFAALRDRGELTARVEYLFRWPRNAGVQDVDAVLAEWPTPDQGDEWLQVGGVKLGVDGGFEGGWMRDPYEEPWGEDGTYFGLQTMERDAFTEVVRALNARGWRVATHAVGDAAIDLVLDAYEAANADASIVGKRWVIEHGFIPRPEHFERMRALGLHVTAQDHLYLAAPSLVSYWGRERAEWTTPLKAYLDAGIPVSTGTDSPVVPYPPFWTLYHFVTRGTISGGVMGADQRVPVAEVWRAATEGYAALTFSESQRGTLQPGRWADLIVLDEDPFAVEPERLEDLQPRMTVVGGRVVWPPSS